The window TTCCTCCAAGGGGTGTGCGACATCCTGTTCGAGATGTACGAGCCCCTGCTGGTCCTCCTGCACCTGACGGACGAGACCCCCGTCCTCTATCACGCCCGGCCCGAGGTGCTGGCCGAGATCGGGCCCGAGAACCTCGCGGGCCTCTCCTGCGGGGTGTGCGGCCAGATCATGGACACGGGCATGCCCTTCTATTCCCACGCCCTCGACAACAGCCCGCCCCCGAATTGCACGGCGCGGCTGGGCTCCCGCGCGTTGAAGACCTGCGTCGGCGCGCCCCTGCGCGACTCCAGCGGGCGGGTGCGCGGCTCCATCGTGATGCTCGACGACAAAACCCGCGCGTTCGACAGCCTCGACGTCGAAGTCGTCACCGTCGCGGCCCTGCAGGTGGCGTCCCGGCTGCGCGCCGACGAGCAGGAGATCGTGCGGCGCGGGCTCGAGGAGCACCTCCGGCAGGCCCAGAAGATGGAGGCCGTCGGCATGCTGGCCGGCGGCATCGCCCACGACTTCAACAACATCTTGAGCAGCATCCTGGGCTTCACCACCTACCTGCTCGCCCGGACGCCGCCGGGCAGCAACATCCACCGCGACCTCGGCCTGATCGAGCAGTCGGCCGTGCGGGCCGCCGACCTCACGCGCCAGCTGCTCTCGTTCGCGCGCCGGCGCCATTTCGCCAAGGAGCCCGTCTCCTTCAACACCGTGATCAACGACGTGGTGGCCATCCTGCGCCGCTCGCTGCCGGCCAACGTGCAGATCCATACGCGGCTGGAGCCCGAGTTGCCGCCGGTCCTCGGCGACCGCGGGCAGCTCAACCAGGTGATCATGAACATGGGCATCAACGCGGCCGAGGCCATGTCGGGCAAGCTCGGGACGCTCACGCTCTCCACCGAGCACCGGGCGCTGGACCCGCGCGAGCGGGCGGTCCTGGCCGAGGCAACGGAAGAGAAGTACGTCTGCGTCACGGTCAGCGACACGGGCAAGGGCATCCCGAAGGAGGACCAGGCGCGCATTTTCGACCCGTTCTTCACGACCAAGGCGGCCAGCGGCGGCACGGGCCTGGGCCTGTCCATCGTGTACGGCATCGTCACCAACCACAAGGGCTTCGTCCACGTCGAGAGCGAGGAGAAGCGGGGCACCGCGTTCCGGTTGTATTTCCCGGCCTGCGAGACCGGCGGCGCGACCGAGGAGTCGCCCGCGCCCGGCCGGGTGCTCACCGGCACGGAAACGATCCTCGTGGTCGAGGACGAGTCCCTGGTCCGCCAGATGGCGGTCGAGGTCCTGAAATCCTACGGCTACAAGGTGGTGTCGGCCTCGACCGGCGAGGAGGCGGTCGACCTCTTCAAGGGCATCCGGGATCGCGTGGACCTGGTCTTCCTCGACCTGGTCATGCCCGGGCTGGGCGGCGAGGAAACGTTCCAGGCGCTGCGCGCGGAGAACCCGGCGGTGAAGGTGCTTCTGACCAGCGGGTTCGTGC is drawn from Kiritimatiellia bacterium and contains these coding sequences:
- a CDS encoding PAS domain S-box protein produces the protein MTVPSSPAAPFFKSLFLSLDLPVILMDDELRVLLLNPAAERITGARNPKAAGAFGGDLVGMDRTTCEALGFGAKNKETAWREFVCVPAGAASRLVRARGCVMPWGARRTAVVWILEAPGWHDAGPRLLPSGAPVILFELDTGGRIVYGAEEFAELLERQSDATTGRLLRDLLVDEQKASFDDVWRKVHGGEAVRNSELRLAHSRGAARPFWASFFPIKDPRGVTLGIRGVAGDLSGQKDLAYALEASEERFSVLFRESSDPILILNMDGDILLVNPSFERITGVRSDELFSGEKSWADFVLPADYEALRRDLRLCAATQKDGMSEFRARDAGAQVVWFEQSHSILHDENGQPRGIMAVARNIHRHKQHEFELREQAEDMQRRHDRAQALIARLKLFFAQTSSLAHDAQRFLQGVCDILFEMYEPLLVLLHLTDETPVLYHARPEVLAEIGPENLAGLSCGVCGQIMDTGMPFYSHALDNSPPPNCTARLGSRALKTCVGAPLRDSSGRVRGSIVMLDDKTRAFDSLDVEVVTVAALQVASRLRADEQEIVRRGLEEHLRQAQKMEAVGMLAGGIAHDFNNILSSILGFTTYLLARTPPGSNIHRDLGLIEQSAVRAADLTRQLLSFARRRHFAKEPVSFNTVINDVVAILRRSLPANVQIHTRLEPELPPVLGDRGQLNQVIMNMGINAAEAMSGKLGTLTLSTEHRALDPRERAVLAEATEEKYVCVTVSDTGKGIPKEDQARIFDPFFTTKAASGGTGLGLSIVYGIVTNHKGFVHVESEEKRGTAFRLYFPACETGGATEESPAPGRVLTGTETILVVEDESLVRQMAVEVLKSYGYKVVSASTGEEAVDLFKGIRDRVDLVFLDLVMPGLGGEETFQALRAENPAVKVLLTSGFVREDLSERLIAAGALGILYKPAKSDDLLAAVRDALDGRPVPTPSKS